From the genome of Argentina anserina chromosome 4, drPotAnse1.1, whole genome shotgun sequence, one region includes:
- the LOC126790757 gene encoding uncharacterized protein LOC126790757 isoform X2 — MLPEDPLAQQKTVPNAMQGNGALSLPPMPGRKPNEDSGKGKSMRGCAFCGVMQGKEGPSGMCNACGFSYKAGRHCAEEVEDPEEPSIKSDKVKKRTKSDKVKKSIKGDEVKKSIESGEVKKIGRQCTHCGITKTPQWRMGPLGLQTLCNACGVRYKSGRLCPEYRPANSPTFLPELHSNLHRKVIQMRNQTYGIEGTMAKPVDNCTNSAATTAIVNILERPRRKVIAEKQSPVSVLEDNTKSSSTLESHQPPSKFLGQQQQLVSNQLNNKHNPEDTAKVEVETNTTTLMNSHGTIKLSYKVPSRILEQQQLFSCQPTNKRRKKNTVKLKNEGAVATLTSSCANLESPNEFLERQQLFNDQPNNNCNKKHTAIVEVTVKAVDICPTLMKSKKDSLPAVETSNILDHSRGHIIAEQRIPVLVLQNNTNNSATLMRGACETVELPHQSSSKIFREQMLFYNPANDNPDKIDTATVEIEGNITSTMSSCTTPTLASQAPNEFSSQQELFFNYPNINCNKKDTAIVEIETKCQNCGAKQSSQQWEGPIGPKILCLSCGLAGMAQNTARRKRSTPLASYKRCKKEDIAKVKMAVKLGDKCTNGTAALMNSKKDPFIDTLNISEKPNVVVIAEEQTPASVFGYSSMPLMSSTPTINPLNQAPSEFLGQQNQLCDHKNHKEKDAATVETEGNSSTLMRSSGTLELPNQDLNEILEQQQLLCKKAKNIPNKKDTARVEIKENSTTLMIPCGTSKAPYQSLSEFLGQQQLICNRDNNDTNKENAVNMENEGKCQNCGEEQNPRWLGSCLGPKTLCHVCGLAKFTALQQSSIAMEMPCPLPATKPSVIANGEHQKLFSAQENSTKNSTDLMSSCRITIPHRARSKGHCRRRSTIPSQQVGIGEKCVQCGKQTNRWRMGPLGPTTLCNACGNKYLPLWGISEVTVDITKCQHCGSREATQLLMSALGAKTLCAVCYHWIKYGRQQLCNQTNNNSDRKAISKVVTGRKCHHCGVEETALWRSGPMGSKTLCNACGLRWYKFGDFCRDCCASISMPSICHRKVPTCRSKKL; from the exons ATGCTGCCGGAGGACCCGCTGGCGCAGCAGAAGACTGTTCCCAATGCCATGCAGGGGAATGGAGCTCTGTCATTGCCGCCAATGCCGGGCAGGAAACCAAATGAGGACAGTGGCAAAGGCAAGAGTATGAGAGGTTGCGCATTTTGCGGGGTTATGCAGGGCAAGGAGGGTCCCTCGGGGATGTGTAATGCGTGCGGGTTTAGCTACAAGGCTGGTAGGCATTGCGCTGAAGAAGTAGAGGATCCTGAAGAGCCGAGCATTAAGAGTGACAAGGTGAAGAAGAGAACTAAGAGTGATAAGGTGAAGAAGAGCATTAAGGGTGATGAGGTGAAGAAGAGCATTGAGAGTGGTGAGGTGAAGAAAATTGGGAGACAGTGTACACATTGTGGGATTACAAAGACTCCGCAGTGGCGGATGGGTCCTCTTGGACTTCAAACCCTGTGTAATGCTTGTGGGGTTAGGTACAAGTCAGGGCGCCTTTGCCCCGAGTACCGCCCTGCAAATAGCCCTACGTTCTTGCCGGAGTTGCATTCGAATTTGCACAGGAAGGTAATTCAGATGAGGAATCAAACATATGGGATTGAGGGAACGATGGCAAAACCTGTGGATAATTG CACAAACAGTGCTGCGACCACGGCAATAGTGAATATTTTGGAGCGGCCAAGAAGAAAGGTCATTGCTGAGAAGCAGAGCCCTGTTTCTGTGCTTGAAGACAACACAAAAAGCAGCTCCACCCTGGAGTCCCACCAACCCCCAAGCAAATTTTTggggcagcagcagcagttgGTCAGTAACCAACTTAACAACAAGCACAACCCAGAAGACACTGCCAAAGTGGAAGTTGAGACAAACACCACCACCCTCATGAATTCCCATGGGACCATCAAGCTGTCCTATAAAGTGCCAAGCAGAATTTTAGAGCAGCAGCAGCTGTTTAGTTGCCAACCTACCAACAAACgcagaaagaaaaacactgtcaaattgaAGAATGAGGGAGCCGTTGCTACTCTCACGAGTTCTTGTGCGAACCTTGAGTCGCCAAATGAATTTCTGGAGCGGCAACAGCTGTTTAATGATCAACCTAACAATAACTGCAACAAGAAGCATACTGCCATAGTGGAGGTGACCGTGAAAGCTGTGGATATAtg CCCCACTCTCATGAAGTCTAAGAAAGATTCATTGCCTGCTGTtgaaacatcaaatatcttGGATCATTCAAGAGGCCATATTATTGCTGAACAGCGGATCCCTGTCTTGGTGCTtcaaaacaacactaacaacAGTGCCACCCTCATGAGGGGTGCCTGTGAGACTGTTGAGCTGCCCCACCAGTCCTCAAGCAAAATTTTCAGGGAGCAGATGCTGTTTTATAACCCAGCTAACGACAACCCTGACAAAATAGACACTGCCACAGTGGAGATCGAGGGAAACATCACTTCCACAATGAGCTCCTGTACAACACCCACGCTGGCCAGCCAAGCGCCAAACGAATTCTCCAGTCAGCAGGAGCTGTTCTTTAACTATCCTAATATCAACTGCAACAAGAAAGACACTGCCATAGTGGAGATTGAGACAAAATGCCAGAACTGTGGGGCTAAACAGAGCTCCCAACAGTGGGAGGGTCCCATTGGACCCAAAATCTTGTGTCTTTCATGTGGGCTAGCCGGCATGGCCCAGAACACTGCTAGGCGGAAAAGAAGTACGCCTTTAGCTTCTTACAAAAGGTGCAAAAAGGAAGACATTGCCAAAGTGAAGATGGCAGTGAAACTTGGTGATAAAtg CACAAACGGCACTGCTGCCCTCATGAACTCCAAGAAAGACCCCTTTATCGATACATTAAATATCTCAGAGAAACCAAATGTCGTTGTCATTGCCGAGGAGCAGACCCCTGCCTCTGTGTTTGGATACAGCAGCATGCCCCTCATGAGCTCTACTCCGACCATCAACCCCCTCAACCAAGCCCCAAGCGAATTTCTGGGCCAGCAGAACCAGTTATGTGACCATAAGAATCACAAAGAGAAAGATGCTGCCACTGTGGAGACTGAGGGAAACAGCTCTACCCTCATGAGGTCCTCTGGGACCCTTGAGTTGCCCAACCAAGACCTAAACGAAATTTTGGAGCAGCAGCAGCTGCTCTGTAAGAAAGCTAAGAACATCCCCAACAAGAAAGACACTGCTAGAGTGGAGATCAAGGAAAACAGCACCACCCTCATGATCCCTTGTGGGACTTCCAAGGCGCCCTACCAATCACTGAGTGAATTTCTGGGACAACAACAGCTTATTTGTAACCGAGATAACAATGATACAAACAaggaaaatgctgtcaatatggAGAATGAGGGTAAGTGCCAAAATTGTGGGGAAGAACAGAACCCACGATGGTTGGGAAGTTGCCTTGGACCAAAAACCCTATGTCATGTCTGTGGGCTGGCTAAGTTCACAGCCCTGCAGCAAAGCAGTATTGCTATGGAAATGCCCTGTCCATTACCTGCCACT AAACCAAGTGTTATAGCCAATGGCGAGCACCAAAAACTTTTCTCAGCTCAGGAAAATAGCACAAAGAACAGCACAGACCTCATGAGCTCCTGCAGGATAACGATACCCCACCGCGCCCGAAGCAAGGGTCActgtagaagaagaagcacAATTCCAAGCCAGCAAGTTGGGATTGGAGAAAAATGTGTGCAATGCGGAAAACAGACAAATAGGTGGCGGATGGGTCCCCTCGGACCCACAACCCTGTGTAATGCCTGTGGAAATAAGTACCTGCCCTTGTGGGGAATAAGCGAAGTGACAGTGGACATCACCAAGTGTCAGCATTGCGGGTCTAGAGAGGCGACACAATTGCTAATGAGTGCCCTTGGAGCCAAAACCCTATGTGCTGTATGTTATCATTGGATTAAGTATGGGCGGCAGCAGTTATGTAACCAAACTAACAACAATTCAGACAGGAAAGCCATTAGTAAAGTGGTTACTGGAAGAAAATGCCATCATTGCGGAGTTGAGGAAACCGCACTTTGGCGGTCAGGTCCTATGGGTTCCAAAACACTATGTAATGCATGTGGGCTCCGGTGGTACAAATTCGGGGATTTTTGCCGTGACTGCTGTGCTAGTATATCAATGCCTTCGATTTGTCACAGGAAAGTGCCGACATGTAGAAGCAAGAAATTGTAG
- the LOC126790786 gene encoding GATA transcription factor 1, with product MVPLDPSACLVDDLRHFLSDVADHDARPEDPSRPLIPTEEAEEELEWISNKDAFPAVETFILSEQVSGIAKNQSPVSVLENSSTNSSSACLMSSCGGLKPPHRARTKGRRRRSEIPPQQLFWNQAPIESSKPSSRSGGSGSGSASKLDMGRKCMHCGTDQTPQWRMGPHGPKTLCNACGVRYKSGRLCPEYRPASSPTFLSEMHSNSHRKVLEMRKQKYGVGMVVKPEDKG from the exons ATGGTACCACTTGACCCCTCGGCCTGCCTCGTCGACGACCTCCGCCACTTCCTCTCCGACGTCGCCGACCACGACGCCCGCCCCGAAGATCCCTCCCGCCCTCTAATCCCAACT GAGGAAGCAGAAGAAGAGCTGGAGTGGATATCGAACAAGGACGCATTCCCGGCGGTGGAGACGTTCATCCTTTCGGAGCAGGTAAGCGGCATTGCGAAGAACCAGAGCCCGGTGTCGGTGCTGGAGAACAGCAGCACAAACAGCAGCAGCGCCTGTCTTATGAGCTCGTGCGGGGGGCTAAAACCGCCGCACCGAGCGCGAACCAAAGGCCGACGCAGGCGGAGCGAGATTCCGCCGCAGCAGCTCTTTTGGAACCAGGCTCCCATTGAGAGCAGCAAACCCAGCAGCAGGAGTGGTGGCAGTGGCAGTGGCAGTGCCAGCAAGCTGGATATGGGGAGGAAATGCATGCATTGCGGGACGGATCAGACCCCGCAGTGGCGGATGGGTCCACACGGGCCTAAAACGTTGTGTAATGCGTGTGGGGTGAGGTACAAGTCGGGGCGGCTGTGCCCCGAGTACCGCCCTGCGAGTAGCCCGACGTTCTTGAGCGAGATGCATTCGAATTCCCACAGGAAGgtgttggagatgaggaaGCAGAAGTATGGTGTGGGGATGGTTGTGAAGCCTGAGGACAAAGGTTAG
- the LOC126790757 gene encoding uncharacterized protein LOC126790757 isoform X1 has product MLPEDPLAQQKTVPNAMQGNGALSLPPMPGRKPNEDSGKGKSMRGCAFCGVMQGKEGPSGMCNACGFSYKAGRHCAEEVEDPEEPSIKSDKVKKRTKSDKVKKSIKGDEVKKSIESGEVKKIGRQCTHCGITKTPQWRMGPLGLQTLCNACGVRYKSGRLCPEYRPANSPTFLPELHSNLHRKVIQMRNQTYGIEGTMAKPVDNCTNSAATTAIVNILERPRRKVIAEKQSPVSVLEDNTKSSSTLESHQPPSKFLGQQQQLVSNQLNNKHNPEDTAKVEVETNTTTLMNSHGTIKLSYKVPSRILEQQQLFSCQPTNKRRKKNTVKLKNEGAVATLTSSCANLESPNEFLERQQLFNDQPNNNCNKKHTAIVEVTVKAVDICSPTLMKSKKDSLPAVETSNILDHSRGHIIAEQRIPVLVLQNNTNNSATLMRGACETVELPHQSSSKIFREQMLFYNPANDNPDKIDTATVEIEGNITSTMSSCTTPTLASQAPNEFSSQQELFFNYPNINCNKKDTAIVEIETKCQNCGAKQSSQQWEGPIGPKILCLSCGLAGMAQNTARRKRSTPLASYKRCKKEDIAKVKMAVKLGDKCTNGTAALMNSKKDPFIDTLNISEKPNVVVIAEEQTPASVFGYSSMPLMSSTPTINPLNQAPSEFLGQQNQLCDHKNHKEKDAATVETEGNSSTLMRSSGTLELPNQDLNEILEQQQLLCKKAKNIPNKKDTARVEIKENSTTLMIPCGTSKAPYQSLSEFLGQQQLICNRDNNDTNKENAVNMENEGKCQNCGEEQNPRWLGSCLGPKTLCHVCGLAKFTALQQSSIAMEMPCPLPATKPSVIANGEHQKLFSAQENSTKNSTDLMSSCRITIPHRARSKGHCRRRSTIPSQQVGIGEKCVQCGKQTNRWRMGPLGPTTLCNACGNKYLPLWGISEVTVDITKCQHCGSREATQLLMSALGAKTLCAVCYHWIKYGRQQLCNQTNNNSDRKAISKVVTGRKCHHCGVEETALWRSGPMGSKTLCNACGLRWYKFGDFCRDCCASISMPSICHRKVPTCRSKKL; this is encoded by the exons ATGCTGCCGGAGGACCCGCTGGCGCAGCAGAAGACTGTTCCCAATGCCATGCAGGGGAATGGAGCTCTGTCATTGCCGCCAATGCCGGGCAGGAAACCAAATGAGGACAGTGGCAAAGGCAAGAGTATGAGAGGTTGCGCATTTTGCGGGGTTATGCAGGGCAAGGAGGGTCCCTCGGGGATGTGTAATGCGTGCGGGTTTAGCTACAAGGCTGGTAGGCATTGCGCTGAAGAAGTAGAGGATCCTGAAGAGCCGAGCATTAAGAGTGACAAGGTGAAGAAGAGAACTAAGAGTGATAAGGTGAAGAAGAGCATTAAGGGTGATGAGGTGAAGAAGAGCATTGAGAGTGGTGAGGTGAAGAAAATTGGGAGACAGTGTACACATTGTGGGATTACAAAGACTCCGCAGTGGCGGATGGGTCCTCTTGGACTTCAAACCCTGTGTAATGCTTGTGGGGTTAGGTACAAGTCAGGGCGCCTTTGCCCCGAGTACCGCCCTGCAAATAGCCCTACGTTCTTGCCGGAGTTGCATTCGAATTTGCACAGGAAGGTAATTCAGATGAGGAATCAAACATATGGGATTGAGGGAACGATGGCAAAACCTGTGGATAATTG CACAAACAGTGCTGCGACCACGGCAATAGTGAATATTTTGGAGCGGCCAAGAAGAAAGGTCATTGCTGAGAAGCAGAGCCCTGTTTCTGTGCTTGAAGACAACACAAAAAGCAGCTCCACCCTGGAGTCCCACCAACCCCCAAGCAAATTTTTggggcagcagcagcagttgGTCAGTAACCAACTTAACAACAAGCACAACCCAGAAGACACTGCCAAAGTGGAAGTTGAGACAAACACCACCACCCTCATGAATTCCCATGGGACCATCAAGCTGTCCTATAAAGTGCCAAGCAGAATTTTAGAGCAGCAGCAGCTGTTTAGTTGCCAACCTACCAACAAACgcagaaagaaaaacactgtcaaattgaAGAATGAGGGAGCCGTTGCTACTCTCACGAGTTCTTGTGCGAACCTTGAGTCGCCAAATGAATTTCTGGAGCGGCAACAGCTGTTTAATGATCAACCTAACAATAACTGCAACAAGAAGCATACTGCCATAGTGGAGGTGACCGTGAAAGCTGTGGATATAtg CAGCCCCACTCTCATGAAGTCTAAGAAAGATTCATTGCCTGCTGTtgaaacatcaaatatcttGGATCATTCAAGAGGCCATATTATTGCTGAACAGCGGATCCCTGTCTTGGTGCTtcaaaacaacactaacaacAGTGCCACCCTCATGAGGGGTGCCTGTGAGACTGTTGAGCTGCCCCACCAGTCCTCAAGCAAAATTTTCAGGGAGCAGATGCTGTTTTATAACCCAGCTAACGACAACCCTGACAAAATAGACACTGCCACAGTGGAGATCGAGGGAAACATCACTTCCACAATGAGCTCCTGTACAACACCCACGCTGGCCAGCCAAGCGCCAAACGAATTCTCCAGTCAGCAGGAGCTGTTCTTTAACTATCCTAATATCAACTGCAACAAGAAAGACACTGCCATAGTGGAGATTGAGACAAAATGCCAGAACTGTGGGGCTAAACAGAGCTCCCAACAGTGGGAGGGTCCCATTGGACCCAAAATCTTGTGTCTTTCATGTGGGCTAGCCGGCATGGCCCAGAACACTGCTAGGCGGAAAAGAAGTACGCCTTTAGCTTCTTACAAAAGGTGCAAAAAGGAAGACATTGCCAAAGTGAAGATGGCAGTGAAACTTGGTGATAAAtg CACAAACGGCACTGCTGCCCTCATGAACTCCAAGAAAGACCCCTTTATCGATACATTAAATATCTCAGAGAAACCAAATGTCGTTGTCATTGCCGAGGAGCAGACCCCTGCCTCTGTGTTTGGATACAGCAGCATGCCCCTCATGAGCTCTACTCCGACCATCAACCCCCTCAACCAAGCCCCAAGCGAATTTCTGGGCCAGCAGAACCAGTTATGTGACCATAAGAATCACAAAGAGAAAGATGCTGCCACTGTGGAGACTGAGGGAAACAGCTCTACCCTCATGAGGTCCTCTGGGACCCTTGAGTTGCCCAACCAAGACCTAAACGAAATTTTGGAGCAGCAGCAGCTGCTCTGTAAGAAAGCTAAGAACATCCCCAACAAGAAAGACACTGCTAGAGTGGAGATCAAGGAAAACAGCACCACCCTCATGATCCCTTGTGGGACTTCCAAGGCGCCCTACCAATCACTGAGTGAATTTCTGGGACAACAACAGCTTATTTGTAACCGAGATAACAATGATACAAACAaggaaaatgctgtcaatatggAGAATGAGGGTAAGTGCCAAAATTGTGGGGAAGAACAGAACCCACGATGGTTGGGAAGTTGCCTTGGACCAAAAACCCTATGTCATGTCTGTGGGCTGGCTAAGTTCACAGCCCTGCAGCAAAGCAGTATTGCTATGGAAATGCCCTGTCCATTACCTGCCACT AAACCAAGTGTTATAGCCAATGGCGAGCACCAAAAACTTTTCTCAGCTCAGGAAAATAGCACAAAGAACAGCACAGACCTCATGAGCTCCTGCAGGATAACGATACCCCACCGCGCCCGAAGCAAGGGTCActgtagaagaagaagcacAATTCCAAGCCAGCAAGTTGGGATTGGAGAAAAATGTGTGCAATGCGGAAAACAGACAAATAGGTGGCGGATGGGTCCCCTCGGACCCACAACCCTGTGTAATGCCTGTGGAAATAAGTACCTGCCCTTGTGGGGAATAAGCGAAGTGACAGTGGACATCACCAAGTGTCAGCATTGCGGGTCTAGAGAGGCGACACAATTGCTAATGAGTGCCCTTGGAGCCAAAACCCTATGTGCTGTATGTTATCATTGGATTAAGTATGGGCGGCAGCAGTTATGTAACCAAACTAACAACAATTCAGACAGGAAAGCCATTAGTAAAGTGGTTACTGGAAGAAAATGCCATCATTGCGGAGTTGAGGAAACCGCACTTTGGCGGTCAGGTCCTATGGGTTCCAAAACACTATGTAATGCATGTGGGCTCCGGTGGTACAAATTCGGGGATTTTTGCCGTGACTGCTGTGCTAGTATATCAATGCCTTCGATTTGTCACAGGAAAGTGCCGACATGTAGAAGCAAGAAATTGTAG
- the LOC126790755 gene encoding probable leucine-rich repeat receptor-like protein kinase At5g63930, with protein MSRKFVSRRALEVDFVGILLAVLLLVCTSEGLNSEGLYLLELKKSILDESNNLGSWNSADQTPCGWMGVNCTSGYDPVVQGLHLKSMNLSGTLTPIIGGLLHLTSLDLSSNGFSGGIPKEIGNCSSLENLYLNDNKFTGEIPAELGNLSKLRSLNVCNNKISGTLPEELGNLSSLVEFVAYTNNITGSIPSSFGNLKNLVTFRAGQNAISGSIPAEIGGCQNLKVLGLAQNVIGGELPKELGMLRSMTDLVLWDNQVSGFIPKELGNCSSLETIALYQNQLMGAIPPEIGNLKSLRRLYLYRNGLNGTIPREIGNLSYAAEIDFSENYLMGEIPYEISKISGLSLLYLFQNQLSGVIPNELSNLKKLLKLDLSINQLEGLIPDGFQYLTELSQLQLFDNSLRGSIPLWLGSHSRLWVVDLSDNLLTGRIPPYLCQRSNLISLNLDSNDLYGTIPTGVLNCESLVQLRLVGNRLTGSFPSELCNLANLSAIDLDRNKFTGSIPPEIKKCQKLQRLHISDNYFTSELPKEIGYLSQLVTFNLSSNFLTGQIPPEIVNCKMLQRLDLSRNRFKGALPNELGTLLQLELLRLSENSFTGNIPAALGNLSHLTELQMGDNLFSGEIPPELGSLSSLQIAMNLSFNNLSGRIPPALGNLILLEFLLLNNNNLTGEIPSTFENLSSLMGCNFSYNDLSGSLPPIPLFQNMAISSFVANKGLCGGPLGVCGVNSSPNSVPSLNRLNTSRSKIITIIAAVVGGISLILIAVLLYFMRRPGQMVPSMQEKYCLPPDTDIYLPPKEGITFQDLVEATNNFDESFAIGRGACGTVYKAVMRSGLIIAVKKLSANREGNNIENSFQAEILTLGNIRHRNIVKLYGFCYHKGSNLLLYEYMEKGSLGEVLHGESCSLDWPTRFMIALGAAEGLAYLHHDCKPRIVHRDIKSNNILLDEKFEAHVGDFGLAKVIDMPHSKSMSAVAGSYGYIAPEYAYTMKVTEKCDIYSYGVVLLELLTGRTPVQSLDQGGDLVTWVRHYIRDHSLTAGILDGRLNLQDKCMVDHMLTVLKIALMCTSTSPFDRPSIREVVLMLIESNEQEGDYVPSPTYDLPLKGDSDLPLKDDTR; from the exons ATGTCCAGAAAGTTTGTATCTCGGAGGGCTTTGGAAGTTGACTTTGTGGGAATCTTGCTTGCTGTCTTATTACTTGTTTGCACTTCGGAGGGATTGAACTCTGAAGGCCTTTACCTTTTAGAGCTGAAGAAGAGTATTTTGGATGAATCAAATAATTTGGGAAGTTGGAACTCTGCTGATCAAACACCGTGTGGATGGATGGGTGTGAATTGCACTTCTGGTTATGATCCAGTGGTTCAAGGTCTTCATTTGAAATCCATGAATCTATCAGGAACCCTGACCCCTATTATTGGTGGTTTGCTTCACCTAACTTCGCTTGATCTGTCATCAAATGGTTTCTCTGGAGGCATACCCAAGGAGATTGGAAACTGCTCTAGTTTGGAAAACCTGTATCTGAATGATAACAAGTTTACTGGCGAAATACCTGCTGAATTGGGTAATCTGTCTAAATTAAGAAGTTTGAATGTCTGCAACAACAAAATCTCTGGCACCCTTCCAGAGGAACTTGGGAACTTGTCTTCACTTGTTGAGTTTGTGGCATACACCAACAATATTACTGGCTCAATACCTTCTTCTTTTGGGAATCTAAAAAATCTGGTAACTTTTCGTGCTGGGCAGAATGCTATTTCTGGTAGCATACCAGCTGAAATAGGTGGATGTCAGAACTTGAAAGTGCTTGGTCTTGCTCAAAATGTTATAGGAGGGGAGTTACCTAAAGAGCTTGGGATGCTTAGGAGCATGACAGATCTGGTTCTGTGGGATAATCAGGTTTCAGGGTTTATTCCTAAGGAGCTTGGTAATTGCAGTAGTCTCGAGACAATTGCTCTATATCAGAACCAACTTATGGGGGCTATACCTCCAGAAATTGGGAACCTCAAGTCATTGAGGAGATTGTACCTCTACAGGAATGGTTTGAATGGAACCATTCCCAGGGAAATTGGAAATCTTTCGTATGCTGCTGAGATTGATTTTTCTGAGAACTATTTGATGGGTGAGATACCTTATGAGATAAGTAAGATTAGTGGTCTAAGCTTACTGTACCTTTTCCAGAACCAGCTCTCGGGTGTGATTCCAAATGAGCTAAGTAACTTGAAGAAATTATTAAAGCTTGACCTTTCAATCAATCAACTTGAAGGTCTTATTCCAGATGGGTTTCAATATTTGACCGAATTGAGCCAGTTGCAGTTGTTCGATAACTCTCTAAGGGGGAGCATACCTCTGTGGCTTGGTAGTCACAGCCGACTTTGGGTTGTTGATCTTTCAGATAACTTACTAACAGGGAGGATACCTCCTTACCTTTGTCAGCGTTCCAATCTAATCTCGTTGAACCTGGACTCTAATGATCTTTATGGAACTATCCCGACTGGAGTTTTGAACTGTGAATCATTGGTGCAGCTTCGCCTCGTTGGAAACAGGCTTACTGGCAGCTTTCCTTCAGAGCTATGCAATTTGGCAAACCTTTCTGCGATTGACTTGGACAGGAACAAGTTCACTGGATCAATTCCTCCAGAGATTAAAAAGTGCCAAAAGTTGCAAAGGCTTCACATTTCAGACAATTACTTCACATCCGAGTTGCCTAAGGAAATAGGATATCTATCTCAACTGGTAACTTTCAACTTATCATCTAATTTTCTCACTGGGCAGATTCCTCCTGAAATTGTAAACTGCAAGATGCTTCAACGACTAGACCTCAGTCGGAATAGATTCAAAGgtgctttgccaaatgagctGGGAACGCTTTTGCAGTTGGAGCTTCTGAGACTTTCAGAAAACAGTTTTACCGGAAATATACCAGCAGCATTAGGAAACCTTTCACATTTGACAGAGTTGCAGATGGGTGACAACTTGTTTTCAGGTGAAATACCACCTGAATTGGGTTCTCTTTCAAGCTTGCAGATTGCGATGAATCTCAGTTTTAATAATTTAAGCGGGAGAATACCACCAGCACTTggaaatcttattttacttgaATTTCTTCTGCTCAATAACAATAATTTGACTGGTGAAATTCCCAGCACGTTTGAAAACTTGTCAAGCTTAATGGGTTGCAACTTCTCTTACAATGACCTTTCGGGATCTTTACCTCCCATCCCACTTTTTCAGAACATGGCAATAAGCAGCTTTGTTGCGAACAAAGGTCTTTGTGGTGGGCCTCTCGGTGTTTGCGGTGTAAATTCATCTCCAAATTCTGTTCCATCTCTGAACAGATTGAATACTTCTCGCAGTAAAATCATTACAATAATTGCAGCTGTTGTGGGCGGTATTTCTCTTATCTTAATTGCTGTTCTCTTATATTTCATGAGACGTCCAGGTCAAATGGTTCCCTCCATGCAAGAAAAGTATTGTTTGCCTCCTGATACAGATATTTACCTACCTCCAAAGGAGGGGATCACGTTCCAAGACCTGGTTGAGGCGACAAATAACTTTGATGAGAGCTTTGCTATTGGAAGAGGAGCTTGTGGAACAGTTTATAAAGCAGTAATGCGATCTGGACTTATTATTGCTGTTAAGAAGCTTTCAGCTAACCGGGAGGGCAATAACATTGAAAACAGTTTCCAGGCTGAGATTTTAACTCTGGGAAATATTAGGCATAGGAatattgtgaagctctatggatTTTGTTATCACAAGGGTTCCAACCTACTTCTTTATGAGTACATGGAAAAGGGTAGCTTGGGTGAAGTTCTTCATGGTGAATCTTGCAGCTTGGACTGGCCAACTCGTTTCATGATTGCTCTTGGAGCTGCTGAAGGTCTTGCTTACTTACATCATGACTGCAAACCGAGGATTGTCCACCGTGATATAAAGTCCAATAATATTTTGCTAGATGAGAAGTTCGAAGCCCATGTTGGTGATTTTGGTTTGGCAAAAGTGATTGATATGCCTCATTCCAAATCAATGTCAGCAGTTGCAGGATCATATGGATATATTGCTCCTG AGTATGCGTACACCATGAAGGTTACAGAAAAATGTGACATATATAGCTACGGGGTTGTTCTATTGGAACTGCTAACCGGAAGAACTCCCGTACAATCACTGGATCAAGGAGGTGATCTTGTCACTTGGGTTAGGCACTATATCCGAGACCATTCTTTGACAGCTGGAATACTCGACGGCCGGTTGAATCTTCAAGACAAATGTATGGTTGATCACATGCTTACTGTCCTGAAAATTGCTCTGATGTGCACCAGTACGTCTCCGTTTGACCGACCATCAATTCGAGAAGTTGTGTTGATGCTTATCGAGTCTAATGAGCAAGAAGGAGACTATGTTCCATCTCCAACTTATGATCTCCCATTGAAAGGTGATTCAGATCTTCCATTGAAAGATGATACTCGGTAA